A single window of Sulfitobacter sp. JL08 DNA harbors:
- a CDS encoding mechanosensitive ion channel family protein, producing MEFDLQSQPEIVQQVAGYALQGWELAQGWLLSPAAWSQFGLLIAAFLLAVLAVRRLRPAITRFLTPPEGQTSIIAATRRFFLGFVPLLLPVLAYVFTAIGESVVVSLFDSGAVIAFGKRVFLFLAARILVREVIRDPFLKVLGKYVLLPVAALHAVGLLDEVIGGLSAMNVQLGNISLSLMALVRGLIAGSLLFWLGRWSNDQSAALISQQEELRPATRQLAVKAAEIAIFGLAFILLMNIMGISLTSLAVLGGAIGVGLGFGLQKIAANFISGVILLLEGQATVGDYVALDDGPNKYTSDVLFLILNALKDTNIEIPFPQRVVELKGEVRTKSV from the coding sequence ATGGAATTCGATCTTCAAAGCCAGCCCGAGATTGTGCAGCAGGTCGCGGGCTATGCCCTGCAGGGATGGGAACTGGCGCAGGGCTGGTTGCTTAGCCCGGCAGCATGGTCACAATTCGGACTGCTGATTGCGGCCTTTTTGCTGGCCGTATTGGCTGTGCGCAGGTTGCGCCCCGCCATAACCCGTTTTCTGACCCCGCCGGAAGGTCAGACAAGTATCATCGCCGCAACCCGACGGTTCTTTTTGGGGTTCGTGCCGCTTTTACTGCCGGTGCTTGCCTATGTGTTCACCGCAATTGGCGAAAGTGTTGTTGTCTCATTGTTTGACAGCGGTGCCGTGATCGCGTTCGGCAAACGTGTTTTCCTGTTTCTGGCTGCGCGCATACTTGTGCGCGAAGTCATCAGGGACCCGTTTCTTAAAGTCCTTGGAAAATACGTGCTGTTGCCCGTTGCCGCCCTGCATGCTGTCGGGCTGCTGGACGAGGTGATAGGCGGCCTTTCGGCTATGAATGTACAATTGGGCAACATTTCCCTGTCGCTGATGGCGCTGGTCCGTGGGTTGATTGCGGGCAGTCTGCTGTTCTGGCTGGGTCGCTGGTCGAACGATCAATCTGCCGCATTGATCAGCCAGCAAGAGGAACTGCGCCCCGCCACCCGTCAATTGGCCGTGAAAGCCGCCGAGATCGCGATTTTCGGCCTCGCGTTCATTCTGTTGATGAACATCATGGGCATTTCACTGACCTCGCTTGCCGTTCTGGGCGGCGCGATCGGTGTCGGGCTTGGCTTTGGTCTGCAAAAGATCGCGGCCAATTTCATATCCGGTGTCATTCTGCTGCTGGAAGGCCAGGCGACCGTTGGCGACTATGTCGCACTGGATGACGGGCCAAACAAATACACATCTGACGTCCTGTTCCTTATCTTGAACGCATTAAAAGACACCAACATCGAAATTCCTTTCCCGCAGCGGGTTGTCGAACTCAAAGGCGAAGTCCGGACCAAAAGCGTATGA
- a CDS encoding YggS family pyridoxal phosphate-dependent enzyme, translated as MALSDIKTRIAQAEQAAGRAAGAVQLIAVSKVQPNARVRNVLEQGHRIFGENRVQEAASKWPAFREQFDGIDLHLIGPLQTNKTRQAMDLFQSIHSVDRPKLAKTLARLAQETGGCPDIFIQVNTGEEPQKAGVLPADTDAFVADCRALDLPLCGLMCIPPVDQDATPHFAMLADLAARNDLTGLSMGMSSDFETAIAMGATHVRVGSAIFGERTPDTA; from the coding sequence ATGGCACTGTCAGACATCAAAACGCGAATCGCACAGGCCGAACAGGCCGCAGGCCGCGCCGCTGGTGCAGTACAGCTGATTGCGGTGTCCAAGGTGCAGCCCAATGCGCGGGTCCGGAACGTGCTGGAACAGGGGCATCGCATCTTTGGTGAAAACCGCGTGCAAGAGGCCGCATCGAAATGGCCGGCGTTCCGTGAACAGTTCGACGGCATTGATCTGCATCTGATCGGTCCGCTGCAAACCAACAAGACACGGCAGGCGATGGACCTGTTTCAATCCATTCATTCCGTTGATCGCCCCAAGTTGGCGAAAACACTGGCGCGCCTGGCACAGGAAACCGGTGGCTGCCCCGATATCTTCATTCAGGTGAACACCGGCGAAGAACCGCAAAAGGCGGGTGTTCTGCCCGCGGACACCGATGCGTTCGTGGCCGACTGCCGCGCGCTTGATCTGCCGCTCTGCGGGTTGATGTGCATCCCCCCGGTTGATCAGGATGCGACCCCGCATTTCGCGATGCTGGCCGATCTGGCCGCGCGCAACGATCTGACCGGTCTGTCGATGGGGATGAGCAGTGATTTCGAAACGGCCATCGCAATGGGCGCCACCCATGTCCGCGTCGGATCGGCCATATTTGGCGAACGGACACCGGACACAGCCTAA
- the holA gene encoding DNA polymerase III subunit delta, with the protein MKLSPREAPGYFAKPDPARTGLLIYGADAMRVALKRQQVIAALVGPTGEEEMRLTRIPAGDLRKDPALLLDAIKAIGFFPGPRVAFVEEANDTIAETVLSALSEWQNGDAQIIVTAGTLKATSKLRKAFEAHKNAFAVGIYDDPPTREEIEKTLGDAGIAAPSGDVMAQITALARDLDPGDFRQTMEKLGLYKRGDSTPLSGADLLACAPTSTEAALDDVLNIVADAKQGEIGPVLRKLQSQGVNAVSLCIGAMRHFRALHVAASDPGGPGAGISKVRPPVFGPRRDRMVRQAQSWGVANLETALTLLTDTDLQLRSAGQNAPALALVERALIRLAMLGNRRNT; encoded by the coding sequence ATGAAACTGTCCCCCCGAGAGGCACCGGGCTATTTCGCCAAACCCGATCCGGCCCGCACCGGTCTGCTGATTTATGGCGCGGACGCGATGCGCGTGGCGCTGAAACGGCAACAGGTCATTGCTGCGCTGGTCGGCCCGACGGGCGAGGAAGAAATGCGCCTGACCCGCATTCCAGCCGGCGATTTGCGCAAGGATCCCGCCCTTTTGCTGGATGCGATCAAGGCGATCGGGTTTTTTCCCGGTCCACGCGTGGCTTTTGTGGAAGAGGCCAATGACACCATCGCCGAAACAGTTCTGAGCGCTCTGTCAGAATGGCAGAACGGTGACGCACAGATTATTGTCACGGCAGGTACGCTCAAGGCGACATCGAAGTTGCGCAAGGCGTTCGAGGCCCACAAGAACGCGTTTGCCGTTGGTATCTATGATGATCCGCCCACACGGGAAGAGATTGAAAAGACGCTGGGGGATGCGGGCATTGCGGCCCCGTCCGGCGATGTGATGGCGCAGATCACGGCCCTGGCGCGCGATCTGGATCCGGGTGATTTCCGACAGACAATGGAAAAACTGGGTTTGTACAAGCGCGGCGACAGCACACCGCTGAGCGGTGCGGACCTGCTGGCCTGCGCGCCCACATCGACCGAGGCAGCGCTGGACGATGTTCTGAACATCGTGGCCGATGCCAAGCAGGGCGAAATCGGCCCGGTGCTGCGCAAGCTGCAATCACAAGGGGTGAACGCCGTCAGCCTGTGTATCGGCGCGATGCGTCACTTCAGGGCGTTACATGTCGCTGCATCCGATCCGGGCGGGCCGGGCGCTGGCATCAGCAAGGTGCGGCCACCTGTGTTCGGGCCACGGCGCGACCGGATGGTGCGACAGGCCCAAAGCTGGGGCGTGGCAAATCTTGAGACGGCGCTGACGCTGTTGACCGACACGGATTTGCAACTGCGTTCTGCCGGACAGAATGCACCCGCACTGGCGCTGGTCGAACGGGCCCTGATCCGTCTGGCGATGCTGGGCAACCGGCGAAACACATAG
- the leuS gene encoding leucine--tRNA ligase, whose product MPRYSAAEIEAKWQAAWDKAGIFTATRSADKPKYYVLEMFPYPSGRIHMGHVRNYTMGDVIARYKLSTGHNVLHPMGWDAFGMPAENAAMAIGGHPKTWTYDNIADMRAQMKPLGLSIDWSREFATCDPEYYGQQQALFLDMLEAGLVYRKNAVVNWDPVDMTVLANEQVEQGRGWRSGALVERRELTQWFFKISDMAEDLLGALDGLDNWPAKVKLMQANWIGKSRGLQFAFSTIDAPDGHDRIDVYTTRPDTLMGASFIGISPDHPLAKHMERENADIAAFNAECRKGGTTEEAIETAEKLGLDTGIRVRHPFDTAWELPVYIANFILMDYGTGAIFGCPAHDQRDFDFATKYELPIISTYLPSKDSPDELSEAFVPSKTEQVFYNRGFAGDAWQTGNDGVETAIAFCEENGVGQGVTKYRLRDWGLSRQRYWGCPIPVLHCDTCGVVPEKKENLPVELPFDVDINTPGNPLDRHPTWRNCTCPSCGGPALRETDTMDTFVDSSWYFARFTAPDAKTPTNMDDAAYWMNVDQYIGGVEHAILHLLYARFFARAMHLTGHLPKSAVEPFDALFTQGMVTHEIYATRDEKDRPVYHLPEDIEWTESGARLGADGPMVEVIPSAKMSKSKKNVVDPVSIIKNYGADTARWFMLSDSPPERDVEWTAAGAEATYKHLSRVYRITTDIAAMADNGANPEDDALLRDMHKAIHEVTTGIESFGFNASIARLYAFTNTLAKSKAGAAVQKQAARTLVQLMSPMTPHLAEDVWAQLGGEGLVSTAPWPVADPAMLIDDTVTMPIQVNGKRRAEISVPRDMDTAEVEKTALSVDAVQRALDGATPKKIIVVPGRIINVVV is encoded by the coding sequence ATGCCCCGCTATTCTGCCGCCGAGATCGAAGCGAAATGGCAAGCCGCCTGGGACAAGGCCGGTATTTTCACCGCCACGCGCAGCGCGGACAAACCTAAATACTATGTGCTTGAAATGTTTCCCTATCCGTCGGGGCGCATTCACATGGGGCATGTGCGCAATTACACGATGGGCGACGTGATCGCGCGCTATAAATTGTCGACGGGGCACAATGTGCTGCACCCGATGGGATGGGATGCCTTTGGCATGCCTGCCGAAAACGCGGCGATGGCCATTGGCGGCCACCCCAAAACATGGACCTATGACAACATCGCCGACATGCGCGCCCAGATGAAGCCGCTGGGCCTGTCCATCGACTGGTCACGCGAATTTGCCACCTGCGACCCCGAATATTACGGCCAGCAGCAGGCGCTGTTTCTGGATATGCTTGAGGCCGGGCTGGTCTATCGCAAGAACGCCGTGGTGAACTGGGATCCGGTCGACATGACGGTTCTGGCGAACGAACAGGTCGAACAGGGGCGCGGCTGGCGGTCTGGCGCGCTGGTGGAACGGCGCGAACTGACGCAATGGTTCTTCAAGATTTCCGACATGGCCGAAGACCTGCTGGGTGCGCTGGACGGGCTGGACAACTGGCCCGCCAAGGTCAAGCTGATGCAGGCCAACTGGATCGGCAAGTCGCGCGGGTTGCAATTTGCGTTCTCCACGATTGATGCGCCCGACGGGCACGACCGGATCGACGTGTATACCACGCGCCCCGATACCCTGATGGGTGCGTCGTTCATCGGAATTTCGCCCGATCATCCTCTGGCCAAGCATATGGAACGCGAAAACGCGGATATTGCGGCGTTTAACGCCGAATGCCGCAAGGGTGGCACAACGGAAGAGGCCATTGAAACGGCTGAAAAGCTTGGTCTGGACACCGGAATCCGGGTGCGTCATCCCTTTGATACCGCTTGGGAATTGCCGGTTTACATCGCCAACTTCATTTTGATGGATTACGGCACCGGCGCAATTTTCGGCTGCCCCGCCCACGACCAGCGCGATTTCGATTTTGCCACGAAATATGAACTGCCGATCATTTCGACCTATCTGCCATCCAAAGACAGCCCGGATGAACTGTCCGAGGCATTTGTGCCCTCCAAGACCGAGCAGGTGTTTTACAACCGCGGTTTTGCAGGTGATGCATGGCAAACCGGAAACGACGGCGTCGAGACTGCGATTGCCTTTTGCGAGGAGAACGGCGTTGGTCAGGGCGTGACCAAGTACCGCCTGCGCGATTGGGGCCTGTCGCGCCAGCGCTATTGGGGTTGCCCGATTCCGGTGCTGCATTGCGACACCTGCGGCGTTGTCCCCGAGAAAAAGGAAAACCTGCCCGTCGAATTGCCGTTTGATGTCGATATCAACACGCCCGGCAATCCGCTGGACAGGCATCCGACATGGCGCAATTGCACCTGCCCGTCCTGTGGCGGCCCGGCGCTGCGCGAAACCGATACGATGGACACATTTGTCGACAGTTCATGGTATTTCGCACGTTTTACCGCACCCGATGCCAAAACGCCCACCAACATGGACGATGCGGCCTACTGGATGAATGTGGATCAGTATATCGGCGGCGTCGAACACGCGATCCTGCACCTGCTTTATGCCCGGTTCTTTGCCCGCGCCATGCACCTGACAGGACACCTGCCCAAATCGGCGGTAGAACCGTTTGACGCGCTGTTCACCCAAGGCATGGTCACCCATGAAATCTATGCCACACGCGACGAAAAAGACCGTCCGGTCTATCACTTGCCCGAAGATATCGAGTGGACGGAATCGGGTGCACGTTTGGGCGCTGACGGTCCCATGGTCGAAGTGATTCCGTCGGCCAAAATGTCGAAATCGAAGAAAAACGTGGTGGATCCGGTCAGCATCATCAAGAATTACGGCGCGGACACCGCCCGCTGGTTCATGCTGTCCGACAGCCCGCCCGAACGCGATGTGGAATGGACCGCCGCCGGTGCCGAAGCGACATATAAACACCTGTCGCGTGTCTATCGCATCACCACGGATATTGCCGCAATGGCCGATAACGGGGCAAACCCCGAGGATGACGCCCTGCTGCGCGACATGCACAAGGCCATTCACGAGGTTACGACCGGCATCGAAAGTTTCGGCTTTAACGCGTCGATCGCGCGGCTTTATGCGTTCACCAACACACTGGCCAAATCCAAGGCCGGTGCGGCCGTACAAAAACAGGCTGCGCGCACGCTGGTGCAATTGATGTCACCGATGACACCGCATCTGGCCGAAGATGTCTGGGCGCAACTGGGTGGCGAAGGGCTGGTTTCAACCGCGCCGTGGCCAGTGGCCGATCCGGCGATGCTGATCGACGATACGGTCACGATGCCCATTCAGGTCAACGGCAAGCGGCGCGCCGAAATCAGCGTTCCGCGCGATATGGACACGGCAGAGGTTGAAAAAACCGCGCTGTCAGTAGACGCTGTGCAAAGGGCGCTGGACGGGGCCACGCCCAAAAAGATCATCGTTGTCCCTGGCAGGATCATAAACGTTGTTGTTTAG
- a CDS encoding SDR family oxidoreductase encodes MNMTGKTVMITGASRGIGAAAARVFAEAGANVALVARSQDAIGALAQDIGERALAIPCDVSRYWEVEAAVNATVKTFGGLDVLINNAGVIEPISHLSTADPEAWGHVIDINLKGVFNGMRAALPVMEAAGGGSILTISSGAAHGPVEAWSHYCASKAAVAMLTRCVDLESADKGIRAIGLSPGTVATEMQREIKASGVNPVSQLDWDVHIPADWPARALLWMCSADANDWLGREISLRDEDIRKKVGLE; translated from the coding sequence ATGAACATGACAGGCAAAACGGTAATGATCACAGGTGCAAGCCGCGGCATCGGTGCCGCCGCCGCCCGTGTTTTTGCAGAGGCCGGGGCCAATGTGGCGCTTGTGGCGCGCAGTCAGGACGCGATTGGCGCTCTGGCGCAGGATATCGGCGAACGGGCGTTGGCCATTCCCTGCGATGTCAGCCGCTATTGGGAGGTTGAGGCCGCGGTAAACGCGACAGTCAAGACCTTCGGCGGGCTGGATGTGCTGATCAACAATGCCGGTGTGATCGAGCCGATTTCCCACCTGTCCACAGCCGACCCCGAGGCATGGGGTCACGTAATCGATATCAACCTGAAAGGTGTCTTTAACGGCATGCGTGCGGCGCTTCCCGTGATGGAAGCCGCCGGTGGCGGGTCAATCCTCACGATCAGTTCTGGCGCGGCGCATGGCCCTGTCGAGGCATGGAGCCATTATTGCGCTTCCAAGGCTGCCGTTGCGATGCTGACGCGGTGTGTTGATCTGGAATCCGCCGACAAGGGCATTCGCGCGATCGGCCTGTCGCCCGGTACCGTGGCCACTGAAATGCAGCGCGAAATCAAGGCCAGCGGTGTGAACCCCGTCAGTCAGCTGGACTGGGATGTGCATATCCCCGCCGATTGGCCCGCCCGCGCGCTTTTGTGGATGTGCAGCGCGGATGCAAACGACTGGCTTGGCCGTGAAATTTCCCTGCGTGACGAAGATATCCGCAAAAAGGTGGGGCTGGAATGA
- a CDS encoding enoyl-CoA hydratase/isomerase family protein translates to MIRLHKDGGLWIATIDRPDKANSLTHTMLGQLADIAEAAQDARVLILTGKGNVFSAGADLEEARAGLATSGIWERLSGAIAALPGLSIAALNGTLAGGAMGMALACDLRISVPEARFFYPVMKLGFLPQPSDPARMAALIGPARAKLILMGGQKISAADAFSFGLVDQLVPHDALLDTARSIAADTLAAKPEIASGIKGLCTASQAQSV, encoded by the coding sequence ATGATCCGGCTGCACAAGGATGGTGGCCTTTGGATCGCCACCATTGATCGGCCCGACAAAGCCAATTCGCTGACACATACCATGCTTGGCCAACTGGCCGACATCGCCGAAGCCGCACAGGATGCGCGGGTTCTGATTCTGACGGGCAAGGGCAACGTGTTCAGCGCCGGTGCCGATCTGGAAGAGGCGCGCGCCGGCCTGGCGACATCCGGTATATGGGAACGCTTGTCCGGAGCTATTGCAGCGTTGCCGGGGCTTAGCATTGCGGCGCTGAACGGTACGCTGGCGGGCGGCGCGATGGGGATGGCGCTGGCGTGCGATTTGCGCATTTCAGTGCCGGAAGCCCGTTTTTTCTATCCGGTAATGAAACTGGGGTTTTTGCCGCAACCGTCCGATCCCGCGCGTATGGCGGCCTTGATCGGGCCGGCCCGCGCCAAGCTGATCCTGATGGGCGGGCAAAAAATTTCGGCGGCGGATGCGTTTTCCTTTGGTCTTGTCGATCAACTTGTTCCACATGACGCATTGCTTGATACCGCGCGCAGCATCGCCGCCGACACATTGGCAGCCAAGCCCGAAATCGCATCCGGCATCAAAGGTCTTTGCACGGCCAGCCAGGCCCAAAGTGTTTAA
- a CDS encoding DUF3576 domain-containing protein — translation MKHQSKLILMAAGASLFLLSACGGGGGIGRVGPESTLNSEAPPSPLDNENPPSAQESDTVWAYFNQPSTENSVSVNRYIWNASLEVLNFLPIQSVDPFTGVIVTGYGTPPGGGRSYRATVLIDDPALDARALSVALQTSGGGSADPATVRAIEDAILSRARQLRIADGKF, via the coding sequence ATGAAACACCAATCAAAGCTCATTCTGATGGCGGCAGGTGCGTCATTATTTCTGCTGTCAGCATGCGGCGGCGGCGGTGGCATTGGCCGCGTCGGGCCGGAAAGCACCCTGAACAGCGAAGCGCCCCCCAGCCCGCTGGACAATGAAAACCCGCCCAGCGCACAGGAATCAGATACTGTCTGGGCCTATTTCAACCAGCCATCGACCGAAAATTCCGTTTCGGTCAACCGTTACATCTGGAATGCCTCACTGGAAGTGCTGAATTTCCTGCCTATTCAGTCGGTTGATCCGTTCACCGGCGTTATCGTGACGGGATATGGCACGCCGCCGGGTGGCGGGCGATCCTATCGCGCGACGGTTCTGATCGATGATCCCGCACTGGACGCGCGCGCGCTAAGCGTTGCGTTGCAGACCAGCGGCGGCGGTTCGGCCGATCCGGCCACAGTGCGCGCCATAGAAGACGCGATCCTGTCGCGCGCGCGACAGTTGCGGATCGCCGACGGCAAATTCTAG
- a CDS encoding glutathione S-transferase family protein yields MYELIGTVKSRAFRVMWMLEELDEPYTHVDTGPHSDIVKAVNPSGKVPVLREGDAVLTDSTAIITYLADKHGKLTYPAGTLERARQDAMTHQILDEVDALLWTAARHGFVLPMEYRVAGIKDSLKWEMAINLDRIAHQLTGAFLMGDKMTLPDIVLTHCLGWATTAKFDPAPAALRDYLDRMRARPAYLTARQGA; encoded by the coding sequence ATGTACGAACTGATCGGAACCGTCAAAAGCCGCGCCTTTCGCGTTATGTGGATGCTGGAAGAACTGGACGAGCCCTACACGCATGTCGATACCGGCCCCCATTCGGATATTGTCAAAGCGGTGAACCCGTCGGGCAAGGTTCCGGTATTGCGCGAAGGTGATGCAGTGCTGACCGACAGTACGGCCATCATCACCTATCTGGCGGACAAGCACGGCAAACTGACCTATCCGGCCGGCACGCTGGAGCGCGCGCGTCAGGATGCGATGACCCATCAGATACTGGACGAGGTCGATGCGCTGTTGTGGACAGCGGCGCGCCACGGGTTCGTGTTGCCAATGGAATACCGTGTCGCGGGGATCAAGGATTCGCTGAAATGGGAAATGGCGATCAATCTGGACCGGATCGCGCACCAGCTGACAGGCGCGTTCCTGATGGGCGACAAGATGACCCTGCCCGATATTGTGCTGACCCATTGCCTTGGCTGGGCCACCACGGCCAAATTTGATCCCGCACCCGCAGCCTTGCGCGATTATCTGGATCGGATGCGGGCGCGCCCGGCCTATCTGACCGCGCGCCAAGGCGCCTAA
- a CDS encoding TIGR03862 family flavoprotein, translated as MTDALVIGAGPAGLMAAEMLAVAGRSVTICDAKPSFGRKFLMAGKSGLNLTKDVSPDDLLAAYEEAAPPLDLILRAFDANAVQDWARGLGQDVFTGSTGRVFPTAMKASPLLRAWLARLDGLGVVRHTRWRWQGWENGVPVFETPDGRQQLQARVTVLALGGASWARLGSDGAWALFLAEKGVPLAPFQPANVGLNIPWSEHMASVLGQALKGISWNVGDYVSRGEAIISAQGLEGGGIYTLSKHLRSGAPLHVDLLPDWDVAKIVARLSRPHGKTSVTNHLRKALRLGKPQIALLQEFGRPLPADPAQLAHLIKRLTIPYAGLRPMDEAISTAGGVPFSALDDTLMLRDVPGVFCAGEMLDWEAPTGGYLLTACLATGRWAGQAAAQYDPV; from the coding sequence ATGACGGATGCACTGGTCATCGGAGCAGGACCCGCAGGATTGATGGCCGCGGAAATGCTGGCTGTGGCTGGTCGGTCTGTCACAATCTGCGATGCCAAGCCCTCGTTCGGGCGCAAGTTTCTGATGGCGGGAAAATCCGGTCTGAACCTGACCAAGGATGTTTCTCCCGACGATCTGTTGGCCGCCTACGAGGAGGCGGCGCCGCCCCTAGACCTCATTTTACGCGCCTTTGATGCAAACGCCGTTCAGGATTGGGCGCGTGGCCTTGGGCAGGACGTGTTCACCGGATCAACCGGCCGGGTGTTCCCGACCGCGATGAAGGCCTCGCCGCTGTTGCGGGCATGGTTGGCGCGTCTGGACGGGTTGGGCGTTGTTCGCCACACGCGCTGGCGCTGGCAGGGGTGGGAAAATGGCGTTCCGGTGTTTGAAACACCTGACGGGCGCCAGCAGCTTCAGGCGCGCGTCACGGTTCTGGCACTGGGCGGCGCCAGTTGGGCACGTCTGGGTTCGGATGGCGCATGGGCTTTATTTCTGGCCGAAAAAGGCGTGCCGCTGGCCCCGTTTCAACCCGCCAATGTAGGTTTGAACATACCATGGTCTGAACATATGGCGTCTGTTCTGGGCCAGGCACTAAAAGGAATTTCCTGGAATGTCGGGGATTACGTCTCGCGCGGGGAGGCGATTATTTCTGCGCAGGGGCTGGAAGGCGGCGGTATCTACACCTTGTCAAAACACTTGCGGTCCGGTGCACCGTTGCACGTCGATCTTTTGCCGGATTGGGATGTTGCAAAGATCGTCGCCCGCCTGTCTCGTCCGCATGGCAAGACCAGTGTCACCAACCACCTGCGCAAAGCGCTGCGACTTGGCAAGCCACAGATCGCGCTGCTACAGGAATTCGGCAGGCCACTGCCCGCAGACCCGGCGCAACTGGCGCACCTGATCAAACGCCTGACCATTCCCTATGCAGGGTTGCGCCCGATGGACGAAGCCATTTCAACAGCAGGTGGCGTGCCCTTTTCCGCGCTGGATGACACATTGATGCTAAGGGATGTACCCGGCGTGTTTTGCGCGGGCGAAATGCTGGATTGGGAAGCCCCGACAGGCGGCTACCTGTTGACCGCCTGCCTTGCGACAGGGCGTTGGGCCGGACAGGCCGCCGCGCAATACGATCCGGTTTAG
- the lptE gene encoding LPS assembly lipoprotein LptE, protein MLFSRRLFIPGLVLCLASCGFTPVYGPNGAGTALQNQITVNEPQDRDDYWFTQRFEERMGRSANAKYDLVYNISTVEQGIAVNQEGNIERYDVLGRATYELRDAATDAVVSSGDVESFTGYSATGTSVASLAAERDARERLMIILADLVVTRLQATFKPAS, encoded by the coding sequence TTGTTGTTTAGCCGCCGTCTTTTCATTCCGGGTCTGGTGCTGTGTCTGGCATCCTGCGGGTTCACGCCCGTTTACGGCCCGAATGGTGCCGGAACCGCGCTGCAGAACCAGATAACAGTGAACGAACCGCAAGACCGGGACGATTACTGGTTCACCCAGCGGTTCGAAGAACGCATGGGCCGTTCGGCAAATGCAAAATATGATTTGGTGTATAACATTTCGACAGTCGAACAGGGCATTGCCGTGAACCAGGAAGGCAATATCGAACGCTATGACGTTTTGGGGCGCGCCACATATGAATTGCGCGATGCGGCGACGGATGCGGTTGTGTCATCCGGCGATGTCGAAAGCTTTACCGGATATTCCGCAACCGGCACGTCAGTTGCCAGCCTTGCTGCCGAACGGGATGCAAGGGAACGTCTGATGATCATTCTGGCCGACCTGGTGGTGACCCGTTTGCAAGCCACGTTTAAGCCCGCGTCATGA
- a CDS encoding porin yields MKKVLFATTALVATAGVAAADVTFGGYGRFGAIYTETKGTAGTPGTATDQTQIDGAQVIVNTEKADLAAAQTTYNDAVSSGTATPGDLAAVVAAEADLKVAEDNLAGLAGTPGTDSDDGIDIESRYRLIITATTESDVGVTFGAMVRIQQNESEAEANDNGINAARFFARAGNLEVGVGNIFGALEYMSGQYVIDLGLTGLGYEYVAYDVNGDYYSSGSAGSAPNAVEVIYSMGDFAFHASASDVNDRRAIVAQYTASDWTFALGWQDSDLDSDTELTASVVGSLGIADVGFAWADNGTEGDRYVLSGRVEVGASTDVEGYITYVDGGDDPEDTGYGIDFNHSLGGGASIRGGVAQRLNDTIIADLGVRFNF; encoded by the coding sequence ATGAAAAAGGTTCTCTTCGCTACGACTGCTCTGGTCGCCACCGCCGGTGTCGCAGCAGCAGACGTTACGTTCGGCGGCTACGGCCGTTTCGGCGCGATCTACACAGAAACAAAAGGCACAGCCGGTACACCTGGTACAGCAACAGACCAAACTCAGATCGATGGTGCTCAGGTTATTGTGAATACAGAGAAGGCCGATCTGGCTGCGGCTCAGACGACCTATAATGATGCTGTTAGCTCTGGTACAGCTACTCCGGGAGATTTGGCAGCCGTTGTCGCCGCTGAAGCTGATTTGAAGGTTGCTGAGGATAACTTGGCCGGCTTAGCAGGGACTCCTGGCACAGATTCTGACGACGGCATCGACATCGAAAGCCGTTACCGTCTGATCATCACAGCAACAACCGAATCGGATGTTGGTGTGACATTTGGTGCGATGGTTCGTATCCAGCAGAACGAAAGCGAAGCTGAAGCAAACGACAACGGCATCAACGCCGCACGTTTCTTTGCACGTGCCGGCAACCTTGAAGTTGGTGTTGGTAACATCTTCGGTGCTCTGGAATACATGTCCGGTCAGTACGTCATCGACCTGGGTTTGACAGGTCTGGGCTACGAATACGTTGCCTATGACGTCAACGGCGACTACTACTCGTCCGGTTCGGCTGGTTCCGCACCGAACGCGGTTGAAGTCATCTACTCCATGGGCGACTTCGCATTCCACGCATCTGCTTCTGACGTAAATGATCGCCGCGCGATCGTTGCTCAGTACACAGCAAGCGACTGGACATTTGCTCTGGGTTGGCAGGACTCCGACCTCGACAGCGACACCGAGCTGACCGCATCGGTCGTTGGTTCGCTGGGCATTGCCGACGTAGGCTTTGCATGGGCTGACAACGGCACCGAAGGTGACCGCTACGTTCTGTCCGGCCGTGTTGAAGTTGGCGCGTCGACAGACGTCGAAGGCTACATCACATATGTTGACGGTGGTGACGATCCAGAAGACACAGGCTACGGTATCGACTTTAACCACAGCCTGGGCGGTGGTGCATCGATCCGTGGTGGTGTTGCTCAGCGTCTGAACGACACAATCATTGCTGACTTGGGTGTTCGCTTCAACTTCTAA